A stretch of the Aricia agestis chromosome 15, ilAriAges1.1, whole genome shotgun sequence genome encodes the following:
- the LOC121734165 gene encoding ral GTPase-activating protein subunit beta isoform X5 produces MNVGIFNRVNCKNRESDGMYSEWSSLPLEGGGTGVLGSVGGREVVLAVVKQLASHQPSPLTTDAEVEWVLEVLRFGLSLPLTEHEALRDCVYVCYAWLGALLPGSPPATHPPSPAVPPPIAADPHKYANKILNHLHNLFVPRPNESGNLMSKQAVLCHRVLRLARALAESGSLGAREWRSLLALLLAAASALLAPPAPLCADAEHLCDRVLCVLFEVWILACHRCFPSPVLWRTLREQCVRWRHRAPLTEQWARVSLCLTRRLLRHMYGPLFPAMPISEEDAQLVPADMSAEAVVQAWYRILHTIGNPVDLCRPHLISHTPEFLQYSMTSEDGREPSAAPCLSALAGIFHRAMLGLAAHVDAFLGTPRSSLIGLTSSRPSSVVPTTPPNSITSQVGETERLPLTPLRPSVNSILHLFGEWLFEAALVGTVPAQPQQRSESTPTPPPSDAALNMLSYQPGRAVALGALCRVLCSKQCREQVLAPYLARSYAALQRGLRDPATAAAVVLNAADIFRLDLDGVLVLVPDFINALDRILSDTEPKLECGTIDKRELRKAAISLLLSLVAFPYHYKGLPVPEFPGCNEYGGMTLGAYTRARLSLAVVAGVQAERSDALAVPLLAALYLCVRHAAPAPPPAPAPVSDASARSKPRSEGGSSSGPGSAEDDFADMRDLDPASPMFGSALVVRATYLVCHRLISSWKGELQVSLAALELLSGLAKLHSSQPEAVERKRAVRWICDYISVQCGRPPQAHSRDLHSCVVAAYACLASWLCPPLLADADCLAALLEVVELGLAGSKSQGKPGEPPKMKDEKELKPVSMRVRDAAESLLMLILDQAGTEGPGPWCRISERWLAEAGHGALRHFVADGHTLLSLLEEPLANSQEPQPTVVVIIRNGWGQYAWSMSCRGAPRCATRVSAACARPVPMSEPPPRPPPVCRALPAAPPCAVDSAFPSLDAVLRKLNDPEAPTLFKLLEQQATLEKKVRDSEDNVVPDEYVPPEPVTEFQTARLFLSHFGYLNIGDKKGGGRLVALEGGAGLSAALAKLDALGARAALTVHVFCARAGQRAAADIVANAAAVDLPPAYIAMLRGLGRPMRRSQGVGPRLQRPPVPADYDGREQVLYWSDSTDEIFFVVPSGHELTESEDQNDSLKSDVDGSCLSVKSGDKGSCWDVSSGGSGGGSGAASYERSVSECERPDRRAPLADKSRALSLELDKLTGSGRRNRDFTPKILIIWLEDFEDHLNLPIDDLLQYCETGQPWRRGEVHVLCAHAVRGGLVRVRAPPAAGVLADGALVAPRLLPDCLRRAARHLARRTRLHTDLYQPPHVRRRHMIQEIAQQFKKDLTEPQLLESLFRAP; encoded by the exons atgaatgtgGGAATATTCAACAGAGTCAACTGCAAA AACCGCGAAAGTGACGGAATGTACTCGGAATGGAGCTCGCTGCCGTTGGAGGGTGGCGGGACAGGTGTGCTGGGATCAGTGGGGGGGCGGGAAGTAGTGCTGGCGGTTGTGAAGCAACTTGCTTCACACCAGCCTAGCCCTCTTACTACTGACGCAGAG GTGGAATGGGTGCTAGAAGTACTTCGCTTCGGTCTGTCCCTGCCGCTTACAGAGCATGAGGCTCTTCGGGACTGCGTGTATGTGTGCTACGCGTGGCTCGGGGCGCTCCTGCCTGGCTCCCCGCCGGCCACGCATCCCCCCTCGCCCGCCGTGCCGCCGCCTATTGCTGCGGATCCACACAAATACGCAAACAAGATACTCAATCATCTACATAACCTGTTTGTGCCCAGGCCTAATGAGA GTGGCAACCTAATGTCCAAGCAGGCGGTCCTCTGTCACCGGGTGCTTCGCTTGGCGCGTGCGCTGGCGGAGAGCGGTTCCCTGGGTGCGCGGGAATGGCGCTCTCTGCTAGCTCTGTTGTTGGCAGCCGCGTCAGCATTACtggcgccgcccgcgccgctctGTGCTGACGCCGAGCATCTGTGTGATCGGGTGCTGTGTGTGCTGTTTGAAGTGTGGATATTGGCGTGTCACAG ATGTTTCCCGAGCCCGGTGCTGTGGCGTACGCTCCGCGAGCAGTGCGTCCGCTGGCGGCACCGCGCGCCGCTCACGGAGCAGTGGGCGCGCGTATCGCTGTGCCTCACGCGCCGCCTGCTGCGCCACATGTACGGCCCGCTCTTCCCCGCCATGCCCATCA GCGAGGAGGACGCACAGCTGGTGCCGGCGGACATGAGTGCGGAGGCGGTGGTGCAGGCGTGGTACCGGATCCTGCACACCATCGGCAACCCCGTCGACCTGTGCCGGCCACATCTCATCAGTCACACGCCGGAGTTCCTGCAG TACTCGATGACCTCCGAGGACGGTCGCGAGCCGTCAGCCGCGCCGTGCCTGTCGGCGCTGGCCGGCATCTTCCACCGCGCGATGCTCGGCCTCGCCGCACACGTTGATGCCTTCCTCG GTACGCCGCGGTCTTCCCTCATCGGTCTGACGAGCAGTCGGCCATCCAGCGTCGTGCCAACCACCCCTCCCAACTCCATCACATCACAAG TGGGCGAGACGGAGCGTCTGCCACTGACGCCGCTGCGGCCGTCCGTCAACTCGATACTGCACCTGTTCGGCGAGTGGCTGTTCGAGGCCGCGCTCGTGGGGACAGTGCCCGCGCAGCCGCAAC AGAGATCAGAGAGCACGCCGACTCCGCCGCCGTCGGACGCAGCCCTCAACATGCTGAGCTACCAGCCCGGCCGCGCGGTGGCGCTGGGCGCGCTGTGCCGCGTGCTGTGCTCCAAACAGTGCCGGGAACAG GTGCTGGCGCCGTACCTCGCGCGGTCGTACGCGGCGCTGCAGCGCGGGCTGCGCGACCccgccaccgccgccgccgTCGTGCTCAACGCCGCCGATATCTTCCG TCTGGACCTCGACGGTGTGCTAGTACTTGTGCCGGACTTCATCAACGCGCTGGACCGGATCCTATCCGACACGGAACCCAAGCTGGAGTGCGGGACCATAGACAAGCGAGAGCTTCGAAAGGCAGCCATTAGTTTGCTGTTGTCTCTGGTCGCCTTCCCTTATCATTACAAGGGACTTCCGGTTCCGGAGTTCCCGGGATGTAATGAGTA CGGCGGCATGACGCTGGGCGCGTACACGCGGGCGCGGCTGTCGCTGGCGGTGGTAGCGGGCGTGCAGGCGGAGCGGTCGGATGCGCTGGCGGTGCCACTGCTGGCCGCGCTGTACCTGTGCGTGCGCCACGccgcgcccgccccgccccccgcgcccgcgcccgtcTCCGACGCCAGCGCGCGCTCCAAGC CGCGGTCTGAAGGCGGCAGCAGCAGCGGTCCAGGCAGCGCGGAGGACGACTTCGCCGACATGCGAGACCTCGACCCCGCCTCGCCTATGTTTG GGTCGGCGCTGGTGGTGCGCGCGACGTACCTGGTGTGCCACCGCCTCATCTCGTCGTGGAAGGGCGAGCTGCAGGTGTCGCTGGCGGCGCTCGAGCTGCTCTCCGGCCTCGCCAAGCTGCACTCCTCGCAGCCCG AAGCCGTAGAGCGCAAGCGTGCTGTACGCTGGATTTGCGACTACATCAGCGTGCAGTGCGGGCGGCCGCCGCAGGCTCACTCGCGCGACCTGCACTCGTGCGTGGTGGCGGCGTACGCGTGTCTCGCTTCGTGGTTATGCCCGCCGCTGCTCGCTGACGCCGACTGTCTCGCAGCACTGCTAGAAGTCGTTGAACTGGGCCTCGCTGGGTCGAAGAGCCAag GAAAACCTGGTGAACCACCTAAAATGAAGGACGAGAAGGAACTGAAGCCAGTGTCAATGAGGGTCCGCGACGCGGCCGAGTCGCTGCTGATGCTCATATTAGATCAG GCGGGTACCGAAGGGCCGGGGCCGTGGTGCCGCATCTCGGAGCGCTGGCTGGCGGAGGCGGGGCACGGCGCGCTGCGGCACTTCGTCGCCGACGGACACACGCTGCTGTCGCTGCTCGAGGAGCCGCTCGCCAACAGCCAGGAGCCGCAGCCGACTGTCGTGG TGATAATCCGCAACGGGTGGGGCCAGTACGCGTGGTCGATGTCGTGCCGAGGCGCGCCGCGTTGTGCCACACGCGTGAGTGCGGCGTGCGCGCGCCCCGTGCCCATGTCGGAGccgccgccccgccccccgcccgtCTGCCGCGCGCTGCCCGCCGCCCCGCCGTGCGCCGT TGACTCAGCGTTCCCAAGTCTGGATGCCGTACTGCGGAAACTCAACGATCCGGAGGCGCCGACTCTGTTCAAACTGCTCGAGCAACAGGCCACCTTGGAAAAGAAGGTCCGAGACAGCGAAGACAACGTG GTACCGGACGAGTACGTACCTCCGGAGCCTGTGACGGAGTTCCAGACGGCGCGGCTGTTCCTGTCACACTTCGGATACCTTAACATCGGCGATAAAAAG GGTGGCGGTCGTCTCGTGGCGCTAGAAGGCGGGGCTGGTCTATCCGCTGCATTAGCCAAACTGGACGCACTAGGTGCGCGCGCGGCACTCACCGTACACGTGTTTTGCGCGCGCGCCGGTCAGCGCGCCGCCGCCGATATCGTCGCCAACGCCGCTGCGGTCGATCTGCCGCCAGCTTATATCGCGATGCTGCGAGG TCTCGGTCGCCCGATGCGTCGGTCGCAGGGGGTGGGGCCGCGCCTGCAGCGTCCGCCTGTACCCGCTGACTACGATGGACGAGAACAG GTGTTGTATTGGTCGGACTCAACGGATGAGATATTCTTCGTGGTGCCGTCCGGCCACGAGCTGACAGAGTCGGAGGACCAGAACGACAGCCTCAAGTCGGACGTCGACGGCTCCTGTCTTTCTGTCAA GAGCGGCGACAAGGGCTCCTGCTGGGACGTGTCTAGCGGCGGGTCGGGGGGCGGGTCGGGGGCGGCGTCGTACGAGCGCAGCGTCAGCGAGTGCGAGCGTCCcgaccgccgcgcgccgctcgcCGACAAGTCGCGCGCGCTTTCGCTGGAGTTGGACAAGCTCACTG GAAGCGGCAGAAGGAACAGAGATTTCACACCAAAGATACTCATTATTTGGCTGGAAGATTTTGAAGATCACTTGAATCTACCGATAG ACGACCTGCTGCAATACTGCGAGACGGGCCAGCCGTGGCGGCGCGGCGAGGTGCACGTGTTGTGCGCGCACGCGGTGCGGGGCGGGCTCGTTCGCGTGCGCGCCCCGCCCGCCGCCGGCGTGCTCGCGGACGGCGCGCTCGTGGCGCCGCGCCTGCTGCCCGACTGcctgcgccgcgccgcgcgtCACCTGGCGAGACGCACGCGCCTGCATACCGACCT GTACCAGCCGCCGCATGTGCGCCGGCGTCACATGATACAGGAGATCGCGCAGCAATTCAAGAAGGACCTCACTGAGCCACAACTACTAGAGTCCTTGTTCCGAGCACCATAG